One window from the genome of Streptomyces sp. NBC_00708 encodes:
- the ureC gene encoding urease subunit alpha, with product MPILPRKQYTDMFGPTVGDRFHLADTNLVVEVEKDYSEGLYGDEVVYGGGKTMRDGMASDPQATAAQGALDTVITNVVVIDPMVGVVKCDIGIKDGFIVGIGKSGNPQTQNNVDPDLVIGPGTEAIAGEHLIATAGAIDSHVHLIAPQQAEQALTNGITTLIGGGTGPTDGSNGTTCTPGPYNIGLLLQAAETLPVNLGIMGKGNGSLPGALEEQVVAGACALKVHEDWGSTPAVIDNALNVADEHDVQVAIHTDSLNEGGFFEDTRSAIDGRAIHTFHSEGAGGGHAPDILRVTGEPNVLPSSTNPTLPYTKNSVDELLDMVMVCHHLSREIPEDVSFADSRVRAETIAAESVLHDLGVISMFSSDSQAMGRIGESVTRAFQTAHHCKDKLGVLEGDSERNDNQRVLRYLAKVTINPAIATGISDYVGSIEKGKLADIVLWPIHSFAAKPKMVIKGGLVSWAQMGDPNASLPTPQPVTYRPMFGQYGKALQATHATFMSQAGIAAGVPERLGLERKVLPVLRTRTIGKHNMVRNDALPDVQVDPETFKVTLNGKVATIDPAEKLPLNHLYFLV from the coding sequence CCTCGCCGACACCAACCTCGTCGTCGAGGTCGAGAAGGACTACAGCGAGGGCCTGTACGGCGACGAGGTCGTCTACGGCGGCGGCAAGACCATGCGCGACGGCATGGCCTCCGACCCGCAGGCCACCGCCGCGCAGGGCGCGCTCGACACCGTCATCACCAATGTGGTGGTCATCGACCCGATGGTGGGCGTCGTCAAGTGCGACATCGGCATCAAGGACGGGTTCATCGTCGGCATCGGCAAGTCCGGCAACCCGCAGACCCAGAACAACGTCGACCCCGACCTGGTCATCGGGCCCGGCACCGAGGCCATCGCCGGTGAGCACCTGATCGCCACCGCGGGCGCCATCGACAGCCACGTCCACCTGATCGCCCCGCAACAGGCCGAACAGGCGCTGACCAACGGCATCACCACCCTCATCGGCGGCGGCACCGGACCCACGGACGGCTCCAACGGCACCACCTGCACACCGGGCCCGTACAACATCGGTCTCCTCCTCCAGGCGGCGGAGACCCTTCCGGTCAACCTCGGCATCATGGGCAAGGGCAACGGCAGCCTGCCGGGCGCTCTGGAGGAGCAGGTCGTCGCCGGTGCCTGCGCGCTCAAGGTGCACGAGGACTGGGGCTCCACCCCGGCCGTGATCGACAACGCGCTGAACGTCGCGGACGAGCACGACGTCCAGGTGGCCATCCACACCGACAGCCTGAACGAGGGCGGGTTCTTCGAGGACACCCGCTCCGCCATCGACGGCCGCGCCATCCACACCTTCCACAGCGAGGGCGCGGGCGGCGGCCACGCCCCCGACATCCTGCGCGTCACCGGCGAGCCCAACGTCCTGCCGTCGTCGACCAACCCGACGCTGCCGTACACCAAGAACTCGGTGGACGAACTGCTCGACATGGTCATGGTCTGCCACCACCTGAGCCGCGAGATCCCCGAGGACGTCTCCTTCGCCGACAGCCGGGTCCGGGCCGAGACGATCGCCGCCGAGTCGGTGCTGCACGACCTCGGTGTGATCAGCATGTTCTCCTCCGACTCCCAGGCCATGGGCCGTATCGGCGAGTCCGTCACCCGGGCCTTCCAGACCGCGCACCACTGCAAGGACAAGCTCGGTGTGCTGGAGGGCGACTCGGAGCGCAACGACAACCAGCGGGTGCTGCGCTACCTCGCGAAGGTCACCATCAACCCGGCCATCGCCACGGGCATCTCCGACTACGTGGGTTCGATCGAGAAGGGCAAGCTCGCCGACATCGTGCTCTGGCCCATCCACTCCTTCGCCGCCAAGCCGAAGATGGTCATCAAGGGCGGCCTCGTCTCCTGGGCGCAGATGGGCGACCCCAACGCCTCGCTGCCGACCCCGCAGCCGGTCACCTACCGGCCGATGTTCGGCCAGTACGGCAAGGCGCTCCAGGCCACGCACGCCACGTTCATGTCGCAGGCGGGCATCGCCGCCGGTGTGCCGGAGCGGCTCGGCCTGGAACGCAAGGTCCTGCCCGTGCTCCGCACCCGCACCATCGGCAAGCACAACATGGTCCGCAACGACGCCCTGCCGGACGTCCAGGTCGACCCGGAGACGTTCAAGGTCACGCTCAACGGCAAGGTCGCCACCATCGACCCGGCCGAGAAGCTGCCCCTGAACCACCTCTACTTCCTGGTGTAG
- a CDS encoding YndJ family protein, whose translation MSVLVGLIVMLGMLVIVPAGLRLADAPELDRIRRFWPVFAAPGAVSLWLPRGTAATVLALCYGIGAVLLALHAVPRAARRDGPLRSRTTAPAEIALLTALVTPAVAATALVAERAGHPLFGFGLGILALTVPHFHFAGFAAALVAGLVSRVADGPAGRFAALSVPLGTLFVLAGYFIGDWAELAGAVVLTAGMWTVALLTWRTVRPAHRDRATRLLLAVSAAVLAVTMVLALTWALGEATGLPHPGLLWMAATHGVGNALGFALCSVLAWQRLHLHHDEGSTR comes from the coding sequence ATGTCGGTCCTTGTCGGGCTGATCGTGATGCTGGGAATGCTGGTGATCGTGCCGGCCGGGCTGCGGCTCGCGGACGCGCCGGAGCTGGACCGGATCAGGCGGTTCTGGCCGGTGTTCGCCGCCCCGGGCGCGGTCTCGCTCTGGCTGCCGCGCGGCACGGCCGCCACGGTCCTGGCCCTCTGCTACGGCATCGGGGCCGTGCTCCTCGCGCTGCACGCCGTACCGCGCGCCGCCCGCCGTGACGGCCCGCTGCGGTCCCGCACGACGGCACCGGCCGAGATCGCGCTGCTCACCGCGCTGGTGACCCCGGCCGTCGCCGCCACCGCGCTGGTCGCCGAACGCGCCGGGCACCCGCTCTTCGGCTTCGGCCTCGGGATCCTGGCGCTCACCGTGCCCCACTTCCACTTCGCCGGGTTCGCCGCCGCCCTGGTCGCGGGTCTGGTGAGCCGGGTGGCCGACGGCCCGGCGGGCCGGTTCGCCGCGCTCAGCGTGCCCCTGGGCACCCTGTTCGTACTGGCCGGCTACTTCATCGGCGACTGGGCCGAACTCGCCGGGGCGGTGGTCCTGACCGCCGGGATGTGGACCGTGGCGCTGCTGACCTGGCGCACGGTCCGGCCCGCCCACCGCGACCGCGCCACCCGTCTGCTGCTCGCCGTCTCGGCCGCCGTGCTCGCGGTGACCATGGTCCTCGCCCTGACCTGGGCGCTGGGCGAGGCGACGGGGCTGCCGCACCCCGGCCTGCTCTGGATGGCCGCCACCCACGGCGTGGGCAACGCCCTGGGTTTCGCACTCTGCTCGGTCCTCGCCTGGCAGCGCCTGCACCTCCACCACGACGAAGGAAGCACCCGATGA
- a CDS encoding carotenoid oxygenase family protein, giving the protein MAAHAAHAAHAFDPSRVVHLSGRFAPVTEEVDEAELRVTGALPDELDGVFLRNGPNPRFTPLGSYLYPIDGDGMLHGVWISGGRARYRNRFVRTPAVVAEERAGRALWGGIESMILPQVPDVEPELAGTFRDMPDINVVRHAGRLLALAESDCPFLMTPDLRTVGKETFGGALPAGITAHPKTDPITGEMLVFCYGLEAPYLTWSAIGPLGDVVSGPTLVDGVDEPMMIHDMAITPRFLVLVLAPVFFDIEAAMSGGSMIDWRPERGTRVALIPRDGSPVRWASDDAFWLWHTVNAYDSEPSGGDVVLDYVQWTRLSLGAPAEGAAPNHAGLVRAVIDPETGTMRRTVLDDARMELPRTDDRLIGRRHRQLAVASDSGDPDLLPGEFDELRWYDGNDPSGTHVAWRAGNLSVGEPVFAPVPGTGPGEGGYWMTYATDRTDASSWLLVIPSEDPASGPVARVRVPVRVPLGLHGNWLPTEE; this is encoded by the coding sequence ATGGCCGCACATGCCGCACATGCCGCACATGCCTTCGACCCGAGCCGCGTGGTCCATCTCTCCGGCCGCTTCGCCCCCGTCACCGAGGAGGTCGACGAGGCCGAACTGCGCGTGACGGGAGCCCTGCCCGACGAGCTGGACGGGGTGTTCCTGCGCAACGGGCCCAACCCCCGCTTCACGCCTCTCGGTTCGTACCTCTACCCGATCGACGGCGACGGCATGCTGCACGGGGTGTGGATCTCCGGCGGCCGGGCCCGCTACCGCAACCGGTTCGTCCGGACACCCGCCGTGGTCGCCGAGGAGCGGGCCGGGCGTGCGCTGTGGGGCGGGATCGAGTCGATGATCCTGCCGCAGGTGCCGGACGTCGAGCCGGAGTTGGCCGGCACCTTCCGCGACATGCCCGACATCAACGTGGTCCGCCACGCGGGACGGCTGCTGGCGCTCGCCGAGTCCGACTGCCCGTTCCTCATGACGCCGGACCTGCGGACGGTCGGCAAGGAGACGTTCGGCGGGGCGCTGCCGGCCGGTATCACCGCACACCCGAAGACCGATCCGATCACGGGCGAGATGCTCGTCTTCTGCTACGGCCTGGAAGCTCCGTACCTCACCTGGTCCGCGATCGGCCCGCTGGGCGACGTGGTCAGCGGCCCCACCCTCGTCGACGGGGTCGACGAGCCGATGATGATCCACGACATGGCGATCACCCCGCGTTTCCTGGTGCTCGTGCTGGCGCCGGTGTTCTTCGACATCGAGGCCGCCATGAGCGGCGGCTCCATGATCGACTGGCGGCCCGAACGCGGCACCCGCGTGGCCCTGATCCCGCGCGACGGGAGTCCGGTGCGCTGGGCCTCGGACGACGCCTTCTGGCTGTGGCACACGGTCAACGCGTACGACTCCGAGCCCAGCGGCGGAGACGTGGTGCTGGACTACGTGCAGTGGACCCGCCTCTCCCTGGGCGCGCCCGCCGAGGGCGCGGCGCCCAACCACGCGGGCCTGGTGCGCGCGGTCATCGACCCCGAGACCGGCACGATGCGCCGCACGGTGCTGGACGACGCCCGGATGGAACTCCCCCGCACCGACGACCGGCTGATCGGCAGGCGCCACCGGCAGCTCGCCGTGGCCTCGGACTCGGGCGACCCGGACCTGCTGCCGGGCGAGTTCGACGAACTGCGCTGGTACGACGGCAACGACCCCTCCGGTACGCATGTCGCGTGGCGGGCCGGGAACCTCTCGGTCGGCGAGCCGGTCTTCGCGCCCGTCCCGGGCACCGGACCCGGCGAGGGCGGTTACTGGATGACGTACGCCACCGACCGCACCGACGCGAGCAGCTGGCTGCTCGTCATCCCGTCCGAGGACCCGGCGTCGGGGCCGGTGGCCCGGGTACGCGTACCGGTCCGGGTCCCGCTGGGCCTCCACGGGAACTGGCTGCCGACCGAGGAGTGA
- a CDS encoding chitinase encodes MFGRTSRLLGAGLAAACIVQMLVAATPSSAQEDTCAVKPKPSGKVLQGYWENWDGASNGVHPPLGWIPVTDSRIPQHGYNVINAAFPVILSDGTVLWEDGMDSTVKVPTPAEMCQAKASGLTTLMSIGGATAGIDLSSTAVADRFVDTVVPILKKYNFDGIDIDIETGLTGTGNISQLSASQSNLIRIIDGVLAKMPSGFGLTMAPETAYVTGGSIVYGSIWGAYLPVIKKYADNGRLWWLNMQYYNGSMYGCSGDSYSAGTVEGFTAQTDCLDKGLTIQGTTIRVPYDKQVPGLPAQPGAGGGYMSTGLVSQAWNHYGNSLKGLMTWSLNWDGSKNWTFGDNVKALQGR; translated from the coding sequence ATGTTCGGTCGCACATCACGTCTGCTGGGGGCCGGCCTCGCGGCGGCGTGCATCGTACAGATGCTCGTCGCGGCCACGCCGAGTTCCGCGCAGGAGGACACCTGCGCGGTCAAGCCGAAGCCGTCGGGCAAGGTGCTCCAGGGCTACTGGGAGAACTGGGACGGCGCCTCCAACGGGGTGCACCCGCCGCTCGGCTGGATCCCCGTCACCGACAGCCGCATCCCGCAGCACGGCTACAACGTGATCAACGCGGCCTTCCCGGTCATCCTCTCGGACGGCACCGTCCTGTGGGAGGACGGGATGGACTCGACGGTCAAGGTGCCGACCCCCGCCGAGATGTGCCAGGCGAAGGCGTCCGGGCTCACCACCCTCATGTCGATTGGCGGCGCCACGGCGGGCATCGACCTCAGCTCCACCGCCGTCGCCGACCGCTTCGTCGACACGGTCGTGCCGATCCTCAAGAAGTACAACTTCGACGGCATCGACATCGACATCGAGACCGGCCTGACCGGCACCGGCAACATCAGCCAGCTGTCCGCCTCGCAGTCCAACCTGATCCGCATCATCGACGGCGTGCTCGCGAAGATGCCGTCCGGCTTCGGCCTGACCATGGCGCCCGAAACGGCGTACGTCACCGGCGGCAGCATCGTCTACGGCTCGATCTGGGGCGCCTATCTGCCGGTCATCAAGAAGTACGCGGACAACGGCCGGCTCTGGTGGCTGAACATGCAGTACTACAACGGCAGCATGTACGGCTGCTCCGGCGACTCGTACTCCGCCGGGACCGTGGAGGGCTTCACCGCGCAGACCGACTGCCTCGACAAGGGCCTCACCATCCAGGGCACCACGATCCGGGTGCCCTACGACAAGCAGGTCCCCGGTCTGCCCGCCCAGCCCGGTGCCGGTGGCGGCTACATGTCGACGGGCCTCGTCTCGCAGGCCTGGAATCACTACGGCAACAGCCTCAAGGGCCTCATGACCTGGTCGCTGAACTGGGACGGCTCGAAGAACTGGACCTTCGGCGACAACGTGAAGGCGCTCCAGGGACGCTGA
- a CDS encoding urease accessory protein yields the protein MYRKEGDTAGEPGPAAATAATGLGPLLVSLQLTDSAFPSGFYTLSHSLEGFAQAGAVDAESLPLLLADLLLHGVGPADATALALAHRATAAGDPETVVRIDEHLFATKLGREMRQAATRTGRQLLDLGAEVFGRPEIGDYYDRVVRREAPGTQAVAAGVVYAATGVPVRQAVAADLFAFCVSFAGAALRLRLTDHRTTQTLLRGAAPVIEATVDAALRRELDDVGATVFASDVMSGRHERAEARLFAS from the coding sequence ATGTACCGCAAGGAGGGCGACACCGCGGGCGAACCCGGCCCGGCGGCAGCCACGGCCGCCACGGGCCTGGGACCGCTTCTCGTCAGTCTCCAGCTGACCGACTCGGCGTTCCCGAGCGGCTTCTACACGCTCTCGCACAGCCTGGAGGGCTTCGCCCAGGCGGGCGCCGTGGACGCGGAGAGCCTGCCGCTGCTGCTGGCGGACCTGCTGCTGCACGGGGTCGGCCCCGCCGACGCCACCGCGCTCGCCCTCGCCCACCGGGCGACGGCGGCGGGTGACCCGGAGACGGTGGTCCGGATTGACGAGCACCTCTTCGCCACCAAGCTCGGCCGGGAGATGCGCCAGGCCGCCACCCGGACCGGGCGCCAGCTCCTGGACCTGGGCGCCGAGGTCTTCGGCCGCCCGGAGATCGGCGACTACTACGACCGGGTCGTGCGCCGCGAAGCCCCCGGCACCCAGGCCGTGGCCGCCGGTGTCGTCTACGCGGCGACCGGCGTCCCGGTCCGGCAGGCCGTCGCCGCCGACCTGTTCGCGTTCTGCGTCAGCTTCGCGGGCGCCGCCCTGCGGCTCCGGCTGACCGACCACCGTACGACGCAGACCCTGCTCAGGGGCGCCGCACCCGTCATCGAGGCCACCGTCGACGCGGCGCTGCGCAGGGAACTCGACGACGTCGGCGCCACCGTCTTCGCCTCGGACGTCATGTCGGGCCGTCATGAACGCGCCGAGGCCCGCCTCTTCGCCAGCTGA
- a CDS encoding urease accessory protein UreD, translating to MPLAPQRPKAGRLDAEYYTAVRVPPDVAALASVPDTLAPGSPAKVGILDLDFAVRGGRTELVGRYQKTPLQIMKPLWIDPAQPGMAYVYLMATGGGIAQADRYRMDFRCGPDTQVHLTTQAATKIFRMEHDYASQRVHLTADEGSYVEYLPDPLIPFADARFYQSTEITVAPGATVLAGDTLTAGRLARGERHAYRTLATDLRISRPDGTLLAIDTLRLTPRQPGAGVLGPGVFAGHDHVASLFVVTDRVPAAALADTLHEELAGLGVLYGVSVLPRDCGAWVRLLDDSPVRVAAAHRAAWGAVRRLLTGHPPPDLRKP from the coding sequence ATGCCGCTCGCCCCGCAGCGGCCGAAGGCCGGCCGGCTCGACGCGGAGTACTACACCGCCGTCCGCGTCCCCCCGGACGTGGCGGCCCTGGCCTCCGTCCCGGACACACTGGCACCCGGATCCCCGGCCAAAGTCGGCATCCTCGACCTCGACTTCGCCGTACGGGGCGGGCGCACCGAACTCGTCGGGCGCTACCAGAAGACACCGCTGCAGATCATGAAGCCGCTGTGGATCGACCCCGCACAGCCCGGCATGGCGTACGTCTATCTGATGGCGACCGGCGGCGGCATCGCCCAGGCCGACCGCTACCGGATGGACTTCCGCTGCGGCCCGGACACCCAGGTCCATCTGACGACCCAGGCCGCGACCAAGATCTTCCGGATGGAGCACGACTACGCGAGCCAGCGGGTGCACCTGACGGCCGATGAGGGCAGCTACGTCGAATACCTCCCCGACCCGCTGATCCCGTTCGCGGACGCGCGGTTCTACCAGAGCACCGAGATCACCGTCGCGCCCGGGGCGACGGTCCTGGCCGGCGACACCCTCACCGCCGGCCGGCTCGCCCGGGGCGAACGCCACGCCTACCGGACGCTCGCCACCGACCTGCGCATCAGCCGGCCCGACGGCACCCTCCTCGCCATCGACACCCTGCGCCTGACGCCCCGGCAGCCGGGGGCCGGAGTCCTCGGCCCCGGTGTGTTCGCCGGCCACGACCACGTCGCCTCGCTCTTCGTGGTGACCGACCGTGTTCCCGCTGCCGCGCTCGCCGACACCCTGCACGAGGAACTGGCCGGGCTCGGCGTCCTGTACGGGGTGAGCGTCCTGCCCCGGGACTGCGGCGCGTGGGTCCGGCTCCTCGACGACAGCCCGGTCAGGGTCGCCGCCGCGCACCGGGCGGCCTGGGGCGCCGTACGCCGGCTGCTCACCGGCCACCCGCCGCCCGATCTGCGCAAGCCCTAG
- the ureG gene encoding urease accessory protein UreG, with product MDDNVLRVGIGGPVGSGKTALIEALVPVLIARGHRPAVITNDIYTQEDAQHVRRTLAGVLEPERVVGVETGACPHTAVRDDPTMNLAAGAEMLERFPDTDTLLYESGGDNLTLTFSPALVDLFLFVLDTAEGEKMPRKRGPGITDSDLLVINKIDIAQYVRTDIKVMESDAHRVRGDRPVVLTDCLTGVGIDEIAGYLESRRKVLI from the coding sequence ATGGACGACAACGTACTGCGAGTCGGCATCGGCGGACCCGTAGGTTCCGGCAAGACCGCGCTCATCGAGGCGCTGGTCCCGGTCCTGATCGCACGCGGCCACCGCCCCGCCGTCATCACCAACGACATCTACACCCAGGAGGACGCCCAGCACGTGCGCCGCACGCTGGCCGGTGTCCTCGAACCCGAGCGCGTCGTCGGCGTCGAGACGGGAGCCTGCCCGCACACCGCCGTACGCGACGACCCGACGATGAACCTCGCGGCCGGCGCCGAGATGCTGGAGCGCTTCCCGGACACGGACACCCTGCTGTACGAGTCCGGCGGCGACAACCTCACCCTGACGTTCAGCCCGGCCCTGGTCGATCTGTTCCTCTTCGTGCTCGACACCGCCGAGGGCGAGAAGATGCCCCGCAAGCGCGGCCCCGGCATCACCGACTCCGACCTCCTCGTCATCAACAAGATCGACATCGCGCAGTACGTGCGCACGGACATCAAGGTCATGGAATCCGACGCCCACCGGGTCCGGGGGGACCGCCCCGTCGTCCTCACCGACTGCCTGACCGGCGTGGGCATCGACGAGATCGCCGGCTACCTCGAATCCCGCCGCAAGGTGCTGATCTGA
- a CDS encoding lipase maturation factor family protein, translating to MEWFTADGYWLGRLVFQKALAVIYLTAFLTAALQFRALIGERGMLPAGGVLRRTDWRTAPGLFRLHFSDRFFAVVAWAGCAVAVALIAGADNHVPLGAAMALWALPWLLYLSIVQVGGVWYGFGWESLLLETGFLAVFLGNAGSAPPVLVLWLLRWVLFRLEFGAGLIKWRGDSCWRNLTCLDFHHETQPMPGPLSWFFHRLPRPVHRVEVAANHVTQLLVPVLLFTPQPVASFAAVLMIVTQLWLVLSGNFAWLNWLTITLALPVIDWSPLAEPPAQRGAPVWYAVLVVAVTALVLVLSYRPARNLVSRRQVMNRSFDPLHLVNTYGAFGSISRVRLEVVVEGTEDAVVHPGTVWKEYGFKGKPGDPHRLPRQFAPYHLRLDWMMWFAALSPAYARSWFGPFVERLLENDRDTLRLLRHNPFPDAPPAQVRARVFRYRFTTWHERRATGCWWHRTFVRDFLRPTRA from the coding sequence ATGGAGTGGTTCACCGCTGACGGGTACTGGCTCGGCCGGCTGGTCTTCCAGAAGGCCCTCGCCGTCATCTACCTGACCGCCTTCCTCACCGCGGCGCTGCAGTTCCGGGCGCTGATCGGTGAGCGTGGCATGCTGCCCGCCGGCGGAGTCCTGCGGCGCACGGACTGGCGGACCGCCCCGGGGCTCTTCCGCCTCCACTTCTCCGACCGTTTCTTCGCCGTGGTCGCCTGGGCCGGCTGTGCCGTCGCCGTCGCACTGATCGCGGGCGCGGACAACCATGTGCCGCTGGGGGCCGCGATGGCGCTCTGGGCGCTGCCGTGGCTGCTGTATCTCTCGATCGTGCAGGTGGGCGGGGTGTGGTACGGCTTCGGCTGGGAATCGCTGCTCCTGGAGACGGGTTTCCTCGCCGTCTTCCTGGGGAACGCGGGCAGCGCGCCCCCTGTGCTCGTGCTGTGGCTGCTGCGGTGGGTGCTGTTCCGGCTGGAGTTCGGCGCCGGGCTCATCAAGTGGCGCGGTGACTCCTGCTGGCGGAATCTGACGTGTCTGGACTTCCACCACGAGACACAGCCGATGCCGGGGCCACTGAGCTGGTTCTTCCACCGTCTCCCCCGGCCCGTACACCGCGTCGAGGTCGCGGCCAACCATGTGACCCAGCTGCTGGTCCCGGTACTGCTGTTCACCCCGCAGCCGGTGGCGAGCTTCGCGGCGGTCCTGATGATCGTCACCCAGTTGTGGCTGGTGCTCTCGGGCAACTTCGCCTGGCTCAACTGGCTGACCATCACGCTCGCCCTGCCGGTCATCGACTGGTCGCCGCTGGCCGAGCCGCCCGCGCAGCGGGGCGCACCCGTCTGGTACGCGGTACTGGTCGTCGCCGTCACCGCGCTGGTCCTGGTACTGAGCTACCGCCCGGCCCGCAACCTGGTCTCCCGCCGCCAGGTGATGAACCGGTCGTTCGACCCGCTGCACCTGGTCAACACGTACGGCGCGTTCGGCAGCATCAGCCGGGTCCGCCTGGAAGTGGTGGTGGAGGGCACCGAGGACGCGGTGGTCCACCCCGGCACGGTGTGGAAGGAGTACGGCTTCAAGGGCAAGCCGGGCGATCCGCACCGGCTGCCGCGCCAGTTCGCCCCGTACCATCTGCGGCTGGACTGGATGATGTGGTTCGCGGCGCTCTCGCCCGCGTACGCCCGGTCCTGGTTCGGCCCGTTCGTGGAGCGGCTGCTGGAGAACGACCGGGACACGCTGCGGCTGCTGCGGCACAACCCGTTCCCGGACGCCCCACCGGCGCAGGTCCGGGCCCGGGTCTTCCGCTACCGCTTCACCACCTGGCACGAACGGCGGGCCACCGGCTGCTGGTGGCACCGCACTTTCGTACGCGACTTCCTGCGCCCCACGAGGGCGTAG
- a CDS encoding ammonium transporter, whose translation MITAPAPMPAAYDSGDTAWLLAATAMVLLMTPGLAFFYGGMVRTRHVLMMIKMSFAALAFGTLVWWVIGYTLAFGPDVGGAGLIGNLDHVFMKGIELNTLTGAIPTYIYSTFQMGFAIITVALISGSIADRATMRGWLVFVVLWLLIVYIPIAHWVFDKDGWIVKHLGALDFAGGLPVELNSGVAGLAVALVLRAPRDFARREERPNNIPLVVVGVGLLWFGWFGFNSGSALTDQGTAAAAFINTQLGAAGAMVTWPLVEKWRTGSVTTMGVVSSAVAGMVAITPACGEINTLGAVITGLVVGAVSAYAITLKFRFGVDDTLDVVGVHGVGGLIGLVMVGLFATARVSGKEGLFYGGGWGLLGKQMVAIVSVIAFSFVLTWIIAKAVDLTVGFRAKEEYAIVPGEEAERAYDFQTAERLGALVSGRRVASDDELVQQISRLLRARESEK comes from the coding sequence ATGATCACCGCTCCCGCGCCCATGCCGGCCGCGTACGACTCCGGGGACACGGCCTGGCTGCTCGCCGCCACCGCCATGGTCCTGCTGATGACACCCGGCCTCGCGTTCTTCTACGGCGGCATGGTGCGCACCCGGCACGTGCTCATGATGATCAAGATGAGCTTCGCCGCGCTGGCCTTCGGCACCCTCGTCTGGTGGGTCATCGGCTACACCCTGGCGTTCGGGCCCGATGTGGGCGGCGCCGGGCTCATCGGGAACCTGGACCACGTGTTCATGAAGGGCATCGAGCTGAACACGCTGACCGGGGCCATCCCCACGTACATCTACAGCACCTTCCAGATGGGCTTCGCCATCATCACGGTGGCGCTGATCAGCGGTTCGATCGCCGACCGCGCCACCATGCGGGGCTGGCTCGTCTTCGTCGTGCTGTGGCTGCTGATCGTCTACATCCCCATCGCGCACTGGGTGTTCGACAAGGACGGCTGGATCGTGAAGCACCTCGGCGCCCTGGACTTCGCCGGCGGGCTGCCGGTGGAACTCAACTCCGGGGTGGCCGGACTCGCCGTGGCGCTGGTGCTGCGCGCGCCGCGCGACTTCGCCCGCCGTGAGGAGCGCCCCAACAACATCCCGCTCGTGGTCGTCGGCGTGGGGCTCCTGTGGTTCGGCTGGTTCGGCTTCAACTCCGGGTCCGCCCTCACCGACCAGGGCACGGCCGCCGCGGCCTTCATCAACACCCAGCTCGGCGCGGCGGGCGCCATGGTGACCTGGCCGCTGGTCGAGAAGTGGCGCACCGGCTCGGTGACCACCATGGGCGTGGTGTCGTCCGCCGTCGCGGGCATGGTCGCCATCACCCCCGCGTGCGGCGAGATCAACACGCTGGGCGCGGTGATCACCGGTCTCGTCGTCGGTGCGGTGAGCGCGTACGCGATCACGCTCAAGTTCCGCTTCGGCGTCGACGACACGCTCGACGTGGTCGGGGTACACGGCGTCGGCGGTCTGATCGGCCTGGTCATGGTCGGTCTCTTCGCCACGGCCCGCGTCAGCGGCAAGGAGGGCCTGTTCTACGGGGGCGGCTGGGGCCTGCTCGGCAAGCAGATGGTCGCGATCGTGTCCGTGATCGCGTTCTCGTTCGTCCTCACCTGGATCATCGCCAAGGCCGTCGACCTGACCGTCGGCTTCCGGGCGAAGGAGGAGTACGCCATCGTGCCCGGCGAGGAGGCCGAGCGCGCGTACGACTTCCAGACCGCCGAGCGGCTCGGCGCGCTGGTCTCCGGGCGGCGGGTGGCGAGCGACGACGAACTGGTCCAGCAGATCAGCCGGCTGCTGCGGGCCCGCGAGAGCGAGAAGTAG
- a CDS encoding DUF1990 domain-containing protein — protein sequence MSSLSYPEAGATRLGPLPDGYHHLHHRTTVGRGRADFEAAGAAITEFRMHRGSGARVEASAPRADAGTAVRVAVQAGPLRLAVPCRVIWAEYGPERIGFGYGTLTGHPECGEECFVAELAEDGTVSFMVMAFSRAARWYSRLAGPLVPPLQRWYARRLGRTLCRIVTEERERREAPGR from the coding sequence ATGAGCAGCCTCAGCTACCCGGAGGCGGGCGCCACCCGTCTCGGCCCGCTCCCCGACGGCTACCACCACCTGCACCACCGCACCACGGTCGGGCGCGGGCGCGCCGACTTCGAGGCGGCCGGCGCGGCGATCACGGAGTTCCGCATGCACCGCGGCTCCGGGGCACGCGTCGAGGCGTCCGCCCCACGCGCCGACGCGGGGACGGCCGTTCGGGTGGCGGTGCAGGCCGGACCGCTGCGGCTCGCCGTCCCCTGCCGGGTGATCTGGGCCGAGTACGGCCCCGAGCGGATCGGGTTCGGATACGGCACACTGACCGGCCATCCCGAGTGCGGCGAGGAATGCTTCGTGGCCGAACTCGCGGAGGACGGCACGGTCTCGTTCATGGTGATGGCGTTCAGCCGGGCCGCGCGCTGGTACTCACGGCTCGCCGGTCCGCTCGTACCGCCGCTCCAGCGGTGGTACGCCCGCCGGCTCGGCCGCACCCTGTGCCGCATCGTCACGGAGGAGCGCGAGCGGCGCGAGGCGCCGGGCCGGTGA